One stretch of Eupeodes corollae chromosome 2, idEupCoro1.1, whole genome shotgun sequence DNA includes these proteins:
- the LOC129946229 gene encoding G-protein coupled receptor moody produces the protein MNSTLPIEADFEASTQSWATSTMRDALNGDEINRFPRSLLTFAAVTTIIIMLVGIFGNLLTIIALLKCPKVRNVAAAFIISLCLADCLFCAAVLPFSAFRFIQGTWTHGDFLCRLIPFIQYGNIGVSLLCIAMITINRYIMIAHHSAYAKIYKRHWIGVMIAFCWLFAYGMQLPTLFAVWGKFDYDARLGTCSIMNDENGHSSKTALFMIAFVIPCIIIIGCYTKIFWVVHMSEVRLRQHSNKQNSIPNNLREMPSGVTSNGTTNRMSSPVSSSSFSTTSGAEITKTRISHKIIRVKDQRDVKAKRNEWRITKMVLAIFLSFIVCYLPITVVKIADKDVNSPGLHILGYIMLYLSSCINPIIYVIMNKQYRKAYKTVLMCQPSRLLPFKNAGSSAGEKWKDIRSSYNHSRTIVSQVSVIDPQTSSNSYSSNQSPVVLELSPQTLQPLSNSTTKAPITNSSTMNMTKNSDPILPTTKIATEHILPNLSASTSNNNHHQVINQNQNSAALSHPLAEVQQQPQSQQIQQPQPQLQLFTKPQDTHVQDSRITFSEGDVIVEEDEVETEKLEQQTFPNPFHSNLLESSDTNMTNQTHPNLSEIEKNPQYINGYKRNINDIPDNNTKVISKTNILRNC, from the exons ATGAACAGCACCTTGCCGATAGAAGCTGATTTTGAGGCTTCAACACAATCATGGGCTACTTCTACAATGAGGGACGCATTGAATGGAGATGAAATCAATAG ATTTCCAAGATCATTGCTTACTTTTGCTGCGGTCACGACCATCATTATAATGCTGGTTGGCATTTTTGGGAATCTCCTTACAATCATAGCCCTGCTTAAGTGCCCGAAGGTGCGAAATGTGGCAGCTGCTTTTATTATCAG TCTTTGTTTAGCTGACTGTCTATTTTGTGCGGCAGTTTTACCATTCAGTGCCTTTCGCTTCATTCAAGGAACATGGACACATGGCGATTTCCTTTGTAGACTGATTCCGTTTATCCAATACGGAAACATTGGAGTTTCCCTGCTCTGTATTGCTATGATAACCATAAACAG ATACATTATGATAGCTCACCACAGCGCGTATGCAAAAATCTACAAGCGGCACTGGATAGGTGTTATGATTGCGTTCTGCTGGCTTTTTGCTTATGGAATGCAGTTGCCAACATTGTTCGCTGTTTGGGGAAAATTTGACTACGATGCGAGACTTGGAACTTGCTCTATTATGAACGATGAAAATGGACACAGCAGTAAAACTGCCTTGTTCATGATTGCATTCGTCATTCCGTGCATCATAATCATAGGATGTTACACGAAGATATTTTGGGTTGTTCACATGTCAGAAGTTCGCCTACGTCAACATTCAAACAAACAGAATTCAATTCCCAACAATCTCAGAGAAATGCCATCAGGCGTGACATCCAATGGAACGACCAACAGAATGTCTTCGCCCGTGTCATCTAGCTCATTCAGTACTACTAGTGGAGCAGAAATAACTAAGACCAGAATCTCACATAAAATCATTAGAGTTAAGGACCAACGTGATGTCAAAGCAAAACGCAACGAATGGCGTATTACAAAAATGGTACTAGCCATATTTCTGTCATTTATTGTCTGTTACCTACCAATCACGGTTGTAAAGATTGCTGACAAGGATGTTAACTCACCGGGACTACACATTTTGGGCTACATTATGTTGTACCTTTCATCATGTATCAATCCGATAATTTATGTTATCATGAATAAGCAATATCGAAAAGCATACAAAACAGTACTAATGTGCCAACCATCAAGACTACTTCCATTTAAAAATGCCGGAAGTAGCGCCGGAG AGAAATGGAAAGACATAAGGTCCAGCTACAATCACAGCCGTACAATTGTGTCACAAGTATCCGTGATCGATCCACAAACAAGCAGCAACAGCTACAGCAGCAATCAGTCGCCAGTTGTGCTCGAGCTATCGCCTCAAACGTTGCAGCCTCTGTCGAACTCAACAACCAAAGCTCCCATAACCAACAGCTCGACGATGAATATGACCAAAAATTCCGACCCTATTTTGCCAACTACCAAAATAGCAACGGAACACATTTTACCAAATCTTTCAGCTTCAACATCAAACAACAACCATCATCAAGTGATCAATCAGAATCAGAACAGCGCTGCATTGAGCCATCCCCTTGCAGAAGTTCAACAACAGCCGCAATCACAGCAAATACAGCAACCGCAACCGCAACTGCAACTATTTACCAAACCCCAAGACACTCATGTTCAAGATTCTCGAATCACGTTCTCAGAGGGGGATGTAATAGTGGAGGAAGACGAAGTGGAGACGGAAAAACTGGAACAACAGACATTCCCAAACCCCTTCCACTCGAACTTGTTGGAATCATCCGACACGAACATGACCAATCAGACCCATCCGAATCTTTCCGAAATCGAGAAAAACCCACAATACATAAACGGCTACAAGCGAAATATCAACGACATTCCAGATAATAATACCAAagtcatttcaaaaacaaatatcttaagaaattgttga